GATAGCGGATCTGTCCGTGCGCGGTGTGGCGCTGGTCCTGCGAAACCCAGGTGCGCGCATTGGAATTGAGCAAGGCGGAAGCGTCCTCTCGGAGAAACAAGCCCCCGACCACGGGCAGACGGGCGGAGGCAACCATGTAGGAGTAGTTCAACCACGCCGAGAATTGGCCCCATTCGGGGACGGCAAGCTGGCTTTAGCCGCGAACTCATGCCTCCGCCGAGCAAAGTATTCAGGATGTAGGAGGGATAGCGCTTGTCGTGCGCGATGGGATACGCTGGTACACCAACGCAGATCTGCACCTGCTCCAGCGACTTCTTGTTGCGCAGGACGATGCGCGGCGAGATCTGCGGCGGCGCCTCGCGGAAACCGTTCTTGACCGGCTTCAGGTGCTGGAATTTCTTCGCCACCAACTCCACGAACTTTTCGTGGTTCACGTTGCCGGCTGCGCTGACGATCAAGTTCCCCGGCGTGAAGCGTTGGCGATAGAAATCGAGGACCAGAGGCTGCTCGAACCTGCGCACCGTCTCCTTGGTGCCCAAGATGGGCTTGCCCAGCGGATGGTCCCTCCAGAAATTCTGGGTGAAGATCTCGTGGACGAGATAATCGGGGCTGTCCTCGTCCATCTTGATCTCTTCCATGATCACGCCGCGTTCGCGGACGATGTCCTTGACGTCGAAGACGGGGTGCAGCACCAGGTCGCTGAGCACATCCAGCGCGATCGGTAAGTGCTCGTCCAGTACTTTTACCGTGAAGCAGATGCACTCCTTGGCGGTGAAGGCGTCCATGTTGCCGCCGATGGAGTCGACCTGGCGGGCGATGTCCTCGGCGGTACGGGTCTCCGTTCCTTTGAAGACCATGTGTTCGACGAAATGCGAAATGCCGTTCGCTTCGGCGTCTTCATGACGGGAGCCGGTCTTGATCCAGATCCCGATGGAGATGGAGCGAATGTGCTGCATCTCCTCAGTCAGGATCGTCAGCCCGCTGGGGAGAAGTTCTCGCCGGATGTTGCGCAATTCTTCTACCATGGTTCCCTTGGCCAAAACCCCCGCTAAGCCATTCTGACACACCATAATCCTTGGTGCGGAAAACATTACTCTTTTATTCCCAATTGGTTATGGCCCACCCAAAGACCGCAGCCGGGTGCGGTGCCCAGGTTTCAAATTCCATACTCGCCAAGTAGAATCAGCTCATTGCATGCATGCACGAGGCGGGACACATCGAACTCTTGGGTCTTACTCTTCAAGAACTTACAGGGATCGTGGAGAACGCCGGCCAACCCGCCTACCGGGGCCGGCAGTTGTTCGACGCCATCTATCGTCGGCGGGTGAGCGACCTCGCTGAGATCACGACTCTGCCGCAGGCGGTCCGTAGCCAGCTTGTCCAGCAAGGGTACCAGCTCGGACGGCCCCGCATCGAGAAGGACTTTGAGTCGGTCGACGGCACCATCCGCTACCTGATTGCCTTCTCCGACGGCCAGAGCGTGGAGACGGTGTGGATGCCGGAAGGCGACGAAGGCGAAGCTGGCGACGGAAGCGAAGCGGCCGCGGACCTGGAAGCAGCGGCACCGAACCGGAACCGGGCGACCATCTGCATCTCCAGCCAGATCGGATGCGCGGTCGATTGCAGGTTCTGCCTCACGGCACTGCTCGGCGTGAAGCGCAACCTTACCGCGGGCGAGATCGTCGGCCAGGTGACGACGGTGTTGCAGGACAAGAACGTCAGCCCCGAGCGTGACCGCATCAACCTGGTCTTCATGGGCCAGGGAGAACCGTTTCTCAACTACGACGCTTTCATGAAGGCGGTGCGCCTGCTCGCTGAAGGCGTCGGCATCTCCCCCCAGCGCATGACCGTCTCGACCTCGGGGATCGTGCCCCGCATCCAGGACTTGGGCCGGGAGGAGGTGCGTCCCAAGCTGGCCATCTCGCTCAACGGCTCCAATGACGAGGTGCGCTCGCGCCTGATGCCCATCAACCGCAAGTGGGACCTGGAGAGGCTGATGGCCGCGGCGCGTGAATTTCCCCTGCGCGGGCGCGAGCGCCTGACCTTCGAGTACGTGCTGCTCGATGAGGTCAACGATTCGGTCGAGAACGCCCGCGAGGTCGCCGCTCTGCTCCGCGGCATCCGCGCCAAGGTGAACCTGATCGCCTTGAATCCAGGGCCTGGGATAGAGTTCTCCACTCCGTCGGAGCAGCGGGTCCACGCGTTCCAGCAGGTCCTGATCAAGGCGGGAGTTCCGACCTTCATCCGGCGGCCACGCGGCCGCGACATCTTTGCGGCCTGCGGACAGCTCAAGCGAACCGTGGCGTAAGAAGAAGTACTCAGTACTCGGTACTCAGCACCCAGTGATCTGCCGGCAATTCCAGCGGCGCGCTTGTCTCCCGCTGCTTCGCGGTTACGAAATGAGGTACAACTGAGTACCGGGTACTGAGCACTTCTCTTGATCCGCAACGCCACCGCCGCCGACTTCCAGACACTCTGGCGCATCGACCAGGAGTGCTTCATCGATGGGATCTCCTACTCCCAGGCAGAGCTTCGCCATTACATGAAGCGCCGGGGCGCATTCACTCTGGTGAAGGAAGATGAGGCAGGCATCGCCGGCTTTCTGGTGGCGGAGAGTTCGAGCCGGGGCGCCGGACACATCATCACCATCGACGTGCTGCCCCGGGCGCGGCGCGCGGGGATCGGCTCGGAACTGCTGCGCGCCGGCGAGCAGCGTCTGCGCGCCTCCGGCTGCGGTGCCGTCCTGCTCGAGACCGCGGTGGACAACGAGTCCGCCATCCGCTTCTACAAGCGCCACGGTTACTCGGTCCTGAAAACCATCCCGCGCTACTACCTGGACAGTCTGGACGCTCTGCTCATGGGCAAGCCGCTGGAGGCCGCGCGCTCGAATCGCCTGCCATGACCGCGCGGAAGACCAACCCGTCGAGCAGCGTTCCAGAATCAGCCGACAACGATGTCCTCCCAGTGAGGTACGATGAGATGCCTCGATGAAAGTCGCCATCCAGGGAGAACTCGGTTCCTTCAGCCACCAGGCTGCCAAGCGCATGCTGCCGGGGTGCACGGTTCTGCCTTGCGCCACTTCGCCGGAGGTATTCGAAGCGGTGAAGCGTGGCCGCGCCGGGGCCGCCGTGATCCCCATCGAGAACTCTCTTGCCGGCGCGGTGGCCGAGCATTTCGACCTGCTGCTGGCACACGATCTCTGGATCGAGTGCGAGTCCCTGCTTCGCATCGAGCACAACCTGATCGCCGCACCGGGGGTGAAGCTCGTCGAAGTGCGGCGCGTGTTTTCTCATCCCGTAGCGCTGGCGCAGTGCCGCGAATTCCTGGCCCGCCATCCCCGCATCCAGCCGGTGCCGTTCTATGACACCGCGGGCAGCGTGAAACACGTGGTTGCGGCCGGGCTGCGCGACGCCGCGGGCATCGCCGGGCGCCAGGCCGCGGCCGTCTATGGCGCGCGCATCGTGCGCGCCGGCATCGAAGACGACAAGAAGAACTTCACGCGCTTTTTCTTGGTCCGCCGTTCCCGACGCCTGCTGCCGGGCGCGGGCAAGACGTCGATCGCCTTCTCGGTGAAGAACATAGC
This genomic stretch from Terriglobia bacterium harbors:
- a CDS encoding GNAT family N-acetyltransferase; translation: MIRNATAADFQTLWRIDQECFIDGISYSQAELRHYMKRRGAFTLVKEDEAGIAGFLVAESSSRGAGHIITIDVLPRARRAGIGSELLRAGEQRLRASGCGAVLLETAVDNESAIRFYKRHGYSVLKTIPRYYLDSLDALLMGKPLEAARSNRLP
- the rlmN gene encoding 23S rRNA (adenine(2503)-C(2))-methyltransferase RlmN, producing MHEAGHIELLGLTLQELTGIVENAGQPAYRGRQLFDAIYRRRVSDLAEITTLPQAVRSQLVQQGYQLGRPRIEKDFESVDGTIRYLIAFSDGQSVETVWMPEGDEGEAGDGSEAAADLEAAAPNRNRATICISSQIGCAVDCRFCLTALLGVKRNLTAGEIVGQVTTVLQDKNVSPERDRINLVFMGQGEPFLNYDAFMKAVRLLAEGVGISPQRMTVSTSGIVPRIQDLGREEVRPKLAISLNGSNDEVRSRLMPINRKWDLERLMAAAREFPLRGRERLTFEYVLLDEVNDSVENAREVAALLRGIRAKVNLIALNPGPGIEFSTPSEQRVHAFQQVLIKAGVPTFIRRPRGRDIFAACGQLKRTVA
- the pheA gene encoding prephenate dehydratase; the encoded protein is MKVAIQGELGSFSHQAAKRMLPGCTVLPCATSPEVFEAVKRGRAGAAVIPIENSLAGAVAEHFDLLLAHDLWIECESLLRIEHNLIAAPGVKLVEVRRVFSHPVALAQCREFLARHPRIQPVPFYDTAGSVKHVVAAGLRDAAGIAGRQAAAVYGARIVRAGIEDDKKNFTRFFLVRRSRRLLPGAGKTSIAFSVKNIAGALFKALSVFALRDISLSRIESRPVRGKPWQYVFFVDFLRGDDQPARNALRHLAEISDFVKVLGVYRAAK
- a CDS encoding insulinase family protein, with the translated sequence MVEELRNIRRELLPSGLTILTEEMQHIRSISIGIWIKTGSRHEDAEANGISHFVEHMVFKGTETRTAEDIARQVDSIGGNMDAFTAKECICFTVKVLDEHLPIALDVLSDLVLHPVFDVKDIVRERGVIMEEIKMDEDSPDYLVHEIFTQNFWRDHPLGKPILGTKETVRRFEQPLVLDFYRQRFTPGNLIVSAAGNVNHEKFVELVAKKFQHLKPVKNGFREAPPQISPRIVLRNKKSLEQVQICVGVPAYPIAHDKRYPSYILNTLLGGGMSSRLKPACRPRMGPILGVVELLLHGCLRPSARGRGLVSPRGRFRLAQFQCAHLGFAGPAPHRARTDPLS